A stretch of the Solanum dulcamara chromosome 6, daSolDulc1.2, whole genome shotgun sequence genome encodes the following:
- the LOC129892027 gene encoding conserved oligomeric Golgi complex subunit 4 translates to MALKGESDEGTNLDSSPLKFGTPEALEAVRSLTDVGDMTRLLHECIAYQRALDLELDTILSHRSDLDKQLSGLQKSAQVLDIVKADADHLFSNISSTSLLADQVSAKVRQLDLGQSRVNETLLRIDAIVDRSNCLEGVRKALASEDFESAANYVQTFLQLDAKYKDSAASDQRDQLLASKKQLEGIVRRKLTAAIDQRDHSTVLRFIRLYPPLALEEEGLQVYVAYLKKVIAMRSRLEYEQLVEMMSDQQRSSQNQLNFVSCLTNLFKDIVLAIEENEETLRSLCGEDGIVYAICELQEECDSRGSTILKKYMEYRKLAKVTSEINSYKSDLLSVGIEGPDPRDIEVYLEEILSLTQLGEDYTGYMISKIRGLSSVDPELGPRATKAFRGGNFSKVVQDITGYYVILEGYFMVENVRKAIKIDELVFDSLTTSMVDDVFYVLQSCCRRSISTSNINSVIAVLSSAVSLLGGEYNEALQQKVREPNLGAKLFTGGVAVQKTGTEIATALNNMDVSGEYALKLRHEIEEQCAEVFSAPADRERVKSCLSELNETSNGFKKALNIGLEQLVASVTPRIRPVLDTVATISYELSESEYADNEVNDPWVQRLLHAVETNVAWLQPLMTANNYDSLVHLVIDFVVKRLEVIMMQKRFSQLGGLQLDRDIRALVSYFSNMTQRTVRDKFARLTQMATILNLEKVSEILDFWGENSGPMTWRLTPAEVRRVLSLRVDFKSEAVAALKL, encoded by the exons ATGGCATTGAAAGGAGAATCCGACGAAGGCACCAACTTAGATTCATCTCCCTTGAAATTCGGGACACCGGAGGCGTTAGAAGCGGTGCGGAGTCTCACTGACGTTGGAGACATGACTAGACTTCTTCATGAGTGCATTGCATATCAACGAGCCCTAGATCTGGAACTGGACACTATCCTTTCCCATCGATCTGACCTTGATAAGCAGCTTTCCGGCCTCCAAAAATCCGCTCAAGTTCTCGACATTGTTAAAGCAGATGCCGATCACCTCTTCTCCAACATCAGTTCCACTTCTCTCCTCGCCGATCAGGTAAGCGCCAAAGTCCGTCAGCTTGATCTAGGTCAATCGCGTGTTAACGAGACTCTCCTTCGTATAGACGCTATTGTTGATCGCTCTAATTGTCTTGAAGGCGTACGTAAGGCACTCGCATCTGAGGACTTTGAATCTGCTGCTAATTATGTTCAGACGTTCCTTCAACTTGACGCTAAGTACAAGGATTCCGCTGCTTCTGACCAGAGAGACCAGCTCCTCGCCTCTAAGAAGCAGCTTGAAGGGATTGTCCGACGTAAATTGACTGCAGCAATTGATCAGCGTGATCATTCCACTGTTCTGCGGTTCATAAGGCTGTATCCCCCGTTGGCATTGGAGGAGGAGGGACTGCAAGTGTATGTGGCCTATTTGAAGAAGGTTATTGCCATGAGATCGCGCCTTGAGTATGAACAATTGGTGGAAATGATGAGCGATCAGCAGAGATCCAGTCAGAACCAGCTTAATTTTGTATCCTGTTTGACCAATTTATTCAAAGATATCGTCTTGGCTATTGAAGAAAATGAGGAAACTTTAAGGAGCTTGTGTGGAGAGGATGGTATCGTTTATGCAATATGTGAACTTCAAGAAGAGTGTGATTCTCGCGGTTCCACTATACTAAAGAAGTACATGGAGTACAGGAAACTAGCGAAAGTGACTTCTGAGATTAATTCTTACAAGAGCGATTTGCTGTCTGTTGGAATTGAAGGACCAGACCCCAGAGATATCGAAGTATATTTGGAGGAGATCTTGTCTTTGACACAGTTAGGTgaggattacactgggtatatGATATCAAAGATTAGGGGTTTGAGTTCTGTTGATCCTGAATTAGGTCCCCGTGCCACAAAGGCTTTTAGGGGTGGTAATTTCAGTAAGGTTGTGCAAGATATTACTGGTTATTATGTGATCTTGGAAGGATACTTCATGGTTgagaatgtgagaaaagctaTAAAAATTGATGAACTCGTGTTTGATAGTCTCACAACTTCCATGGTGGACGATGTCTTCTATGTTCTGCAGAGCTGTTGTCGAAGGTCCATATCTACTTCAAATATCAACTCTGTAATTGCAGTTTTAAGCAGTGCTGTAAGTCTATTAGGTGGTGAGTACAATGAGGCTTTGCAGCAGAAGGTTAGAGAGCCTAATCTTGGTGCAAAGCTGTTCACCGGTGGTGTTGCTGTACAAAAGACTGGTACAGAGATTGCCACAGCTTTGAATAATATGGATGTGAGTGGTGAGTATGCATTGAAATTACGGCATGAGATTGAAGAACAATGTGCTGAG GTGTTTTCTGCACCAGCAGATAGAGAGAGGGTCAAATCATGTTTATCTGAATTAAATGAGACAAGCAATGGTTTCAAGAAGGCCTTGAACATTGGCTTGGAACAACTAGTGGCTAGTGTGACACCTCGAATTCGGCCAGTGTTGGATACTGTTGCAACAATCAGCTATGAGCTGTCTGAATCTGAATATGCTGACAATGAGGTAAATGACCCATGGGTTCAAAGGCTTCTCCATGCTGTAGAGACCAATGTGGCTTGGCTTCAACCGTTGATGACTGCTAACAATTATGACTCGCTTGTACATCTGGTCATTGACTTTGTTGTTAAGAGGCTTGAGGTTATCATGATGCAAAAGAGATTCAGTCAACTTGGAGGTCTTCAACTTGACAGAGATATTCGAGCCCTTGTGAGCTACTTCTCCAACATGACCCAGAGGACTGTTAGGGACAAATTTGCTCGTCTAACTCAAATGGCTACAATATTAAACTTGGAGAAGGTCTCTGAGATTCTGGATTTCTGGGGTGAAAACTCAGGACCCATGACCTGGCGACTTACTCCAGCTGAGGTTAGAAGAGTGTTGAGTTTGAGGGTTGACTTTAAATCTGAAGCAGTAGCGGCTCTCAAGTTGTAA
- the LOC129892188 gene encoding taxadiene 5-alpha hydroxylase, with translation MAIDMNFPLSNFTLLSSIFFIIFFCLFLKHYKNVHKHITKKKLPPGEMGLPWLGETIEFYKSQKKNKLFEEFVQPRIEKYGKTFKTRLMGAPTVVVCGSEANMFFMSNEFKLVISSWPTSSVELMGKNSIMEKKGDIHRFLRGIISSSLTSTSLDAMVPKICNTIQSHLYINCTHGQEDWTIKLYHLTKSLTFKIVFECFLGIMVKPGLLETFEGVLEGAFSPPFKFPGSKFSRAISARMKIQKILVEVVREKKKEIEFGRDENEQGKSDEALLSRLVKAMIRGEVSEDEVVDNVVLLVFAAHDTTSFAIAMTFRMLAHHPTCYSLLLQEHANIMSNKGPDEILSLEDTKKMRYTWQVARESMRLFPPIFGSFRKAIADIEFDGFTIPKGWKVLWTTYSTHNSPEYFKEPQNFDPSRFEEPVQPYAFIPFGGGPRLCAGYQLAKLNILIFVHYVVTKYNWSLIYPDEPIVMDPLPFPSKGMPIKISPKF, from the exons ATGGCTATAGATATGAACTTTCCTCTTTCTAATTTCACCTTATTATCATCaatctttttcataattttcttttgCCTTTTCTTGAAACATTACAAAAATGTCCACAAAcatataaccaaaaaaaaacttcCACCAGGAGAAATGGGACTGCCATGGCTAGGTGAAACCATAGAATTTTACAAATCacaaaaaaagaacaaattatTCGAAGAATTCGTTCAACCTCGAATCGAAAAATATGGAAAAACGTTCAAAACAAGACTTATGGGTGCACCAAcagtagttgtatgtggatcAGAGGCCAATATGTTCTTCATGTCTAATGAATTCAAATTGGTAATAAGTTCTTGGCCTACTTCTTCAGTTGAACTCATGGGAAAAAATTCAATTATGGAGAAAAAAGGCGATATACATCGATTTCTACGTGGTATTATTTCATCAAGTCTTACATCTACTAGCCTTGATGCAATGGTGCCCAAAATTTGTAACACAATTCAATCTCATTTGTACATAAATTGTACTCATGGACAAGAAGACTGGACGATTAAGCTTTATCACCTTACCAAATCCTTGACGTTCAAGATTGTATTTGAGTGTTTTTTAGGGATCATGGTGAAACCAGGATTACTTGAAACGTTTGAAGGAGTCTTGGAAGGGGCTTTTTCACCTCCATTTAAGTTTCCAGGGTCAAAGTTTTCGAGGGCTATAAGTGCAAGgatgaaaatacaaaaaattcTTGTTGAGGTTGTTAgggagaagaaaaaggagattGAATTTGGACGGGATGAAAATGAACAAGGGAAATCAGACGAGGCATTGCTTTCGCGATTAGTGAAAGCAATGATTCGTGGTGAAGTTAGTGAAGATGAAGTTGTTGATAATGTTGTTTTGTTGGTGTTTGCTGCACATGATACAACTTCTTTTGCTATTGCtatgacatttaggatgttggCTCATCATCCTACTTGCTATTCTCTTCTCCTTCAAG AACATGCTAATATAATGAGCAACAAAGGACCAGATGAGATACTATCATTAGAAGACACAAAAAAGATGAGATATACATGGCAAGTTGCTAGGGAAAGCATGAGGCTTTTTCCTCCTATATTTGGTTCATTCAGAAAAGCAATTGCTGACATTGAATTTGATGGATTTACTATTCCAAAAGGTTGGAAG GTACTGTGGACAACATATAGTACACATAATAGTCCAGAGTATTTTAAAGAGCCCCAAAATTTTGATCCAAGTAGATTTGAAGAGCCTGTTcaaccatatgcatttatacCATTTGGAGGAGGGCCAAGACTGTGTGCTGGGTACCAATTGGCAAAGCTAAATATTCTTATATTTGTTCATTATGTTGTGACAAAATATAACTGGTCCTTGATATACCCTGATGAACCAATTGTTATGGATCCCCTTCCTTTCCCTTCCAAAGGGATGCCCATTAAAATTTCTCCCAAGTTTTAA
- the LOC129892189 gene encoding phosphatidylglycerophosphate phosphatase 1, chloroplastic/mitochondrial, producing MQSTSITPLHTYPILSHFHSINLNNNKKKSLKLSLRTSKCCCFTLSSTHSCSKDLEKHENNSYSIDPDRQNNPIINWEEFYSSIQEETTQYEEEPEFELPDHSGIRTNMWWTDLKAALGQRINVEGIVSSLGVFSKDKHLAIPHVSVPDIRYIDWAELKKRGFEGVVFDKDNTITVPYSLSLWSPLASSIDQCKSLFGNNIAVYSNSAGLDEYDPDGRKARILERAIGIKVIKHGVKKPAGTAEEIEKQFGCESSRLIMVGDRPFTDIVYGNRNGFLTILTEPLSCAEEPLIVRQVRVLEVALVNRWSNQGMKPTSHTLLPDCQQCVKDDLL from the exons ATGCAGTCTACCTCAATTACTCCACTCCATACATACCCAATTCTTAGCCATTTTCACTCCATTAATCTCAAtaacaacaagaagaaaagtTTGAAACTTTCTCTCAGAACCTCAAAGTGTTGTTGTTTCACTCTCAGTTCTACACATAGTTGCAGCAAAGACCTAGAAAAACACGAAAACAACAGCTACAGTATCGACCCAGATCGACAGAATAACCCTATAATAAATTGGGAAGAATTTTATTCTTCTATTCAAGAAGAGACAACCCAGTACGAGGAAGAGCCGGAATTTGAGCTTCCAGATCATTCGGGCATTAGAACAAACATGTGGTGGACAGACTTGAAAGCTGCATTGGGTCAGAGGATTAATGTGGAGGGGATTGTTTCTTCATTAGGGGTTTTCTCTAAAGACAAGCATTTGGCGATCCCACATGTTAGTGTGCCAGATATAAGGTATATTGATTGGGCTGAGCTAAAGAAAAGAGGGTTTGAAGGTGTGGTATTTGATAAGGATAATACGATTACTGTTCCTTATTCTTTGAGCTTGTGGTCTCCTTTAGCTTCTTCTATTGATCAGTGCAAATCTCTATTTGGTAACAATATTGCAGTGTATAGCAACTCCGCAG GATTAGATGAATATGACCCTGATGGTAGAAAAGCCAGAATTCTCGAACGTGCAATTGGAATTAAAGTCATTAAGCACG GGGTGAAGAAGCCAGCTGGAACAGCTGAAGAAATTGAAAAGCAATTCGGTTGTGAATCGTCAAGACTTATTATG GTGGGTGATAGGCCGTTTACAGACATAGTTTATGGTAACAGAAATGGTTTTCTTACTATTTTGACAGAGCCATTAAGTTGTGCAGAGGAGCCATTAATTGTACGGCAG GTCAGGGTACTTGAGGTGGCCCTTGTGAACAGGTGGTCTAACCAGGGGATGAAGCCAACCAGTCACACACTTCTTCCTGATTGCCAGCAGTGTGTAAAAGACGATCTGCTTTAA